The following are encoded in a window of Solidesulfovibrio magneticus RS-1 genomic DNA:
- a CDS encoding DMT family transporter produces MRENARAAWGMAATAVLWSTGGLAIKLVPLTPMAVAGWRSLLSAATLLLVFRGRLDFRPTRARCGAAVAYAALLVTNVAATKLTTAANAILLAYTAPVYVALFAPMVLGEKTKRADWLFVVASLGGMALFFLDRLSAQGLWGNLLAVGTGLSYAAFTLCMRAGREDSPVSAVIAGHGLTVLAALPFLFSAAPQTLGAALGLAYLGVIQQGLSLSLYVWCITRLPALSAMLLMTLEPIVNPLLVAVGYGEWPGFWSVLGGAVVVAAVTLRGIFGRGGSGTDA; encoded by the coding sequence ATGCGCGAAAACGCCCGGGCCGCCTGGGGCATGGCCGCGACGGCGGTACTGTGGAGCACCGGGGGCCTGGCCATCAAGCTCGTGCCGCTGACCCCCATGGCCGTGGCCGGTTGGCGCAGCCTGCTTTCGGCGGCGACGCTGCTGCTCGTTTTTCGGGGCCGTCTCGACTTCCGCCCGACCCGGGCCAGGTGCGGCGCGGCAGTGGCCTACGCGGCCCTGCTCGTTACCAACGTGGCCGCCACCAAGCTCACCACCGCCGCCAACGCCATCCTCCTGGCCTACACCGCCCCGGTCTACGTGGCCCTTTTCGCGCCGATGGTTCTCGGCGAAAAGACCAAGCGGGCCGATTGGCTGTTCGTGGTGGCGAGCCTTGGCGGCATGGCGCTGTTTTTCCTGGACCGGCTCTCGGCCCAGGGCTTGTGGGGCAATCTCCTGGCCGTGGGCACGGGACTGAGCTACGCCGCGTTTACCTTGTGCATGCGGGCCGGGCGCGAGGATTCGCCGGTGTCGGCGGTCATCGCCGGCCATGGGCTGACGGTGCTGGCTGCGCTGCCGTTTTTGTTTTCCGCCGCGCCGCAAACCCTGGGCGCGGCCCTGGGGCTGGCCTATCTCGGTGTCATCCAGCAGGGCCTGTCGCTTTCGCTCTACGTCTGGTGCATCACACGGCTGCCGGCCCTGTCGGCCATGCTGCTCATGACCCTGGAACCCATCGTCAATCCGCTGCTGGTGGCCGTGGGCTACGGCGAATGGCCGGGATTCTGGTCGGTCCTTGGCGGGGCGGTGGTGGTGGCAGCCGTGACCTTGCGGGGGATTTTCGGTCGCGGCGGGTCGGGTACGGATGCTTGA
- a CDS encoding methyltransferase domain-containing protein: protein MQVLCVSTLTNVGSLHHKREMTLLQALRERGAAIDYVYCGGMDGVCDGLRDISPKDCRLCRDRAEQQALEAGLAPRLLLADETAAERHQAAQWAASLADDALTQAEYNGYPLGRWCLSSVYTYWRVPNLSPQDTQAKAWYRALLEQGLRLVLGMEKLLDAGRYDRVVVYNARMAYVKIPFELARSRGLAVYTHERAGQPGHCWVALNGLPFNQENWDRLWSAWKDVPLSTAQLVRMTRYLDGRRQGDVNALNWFAYTTKPGHSEALRQRLGIPEDKAVWALFSSSNHELLGRDDIAHEGFATQQDWIEAAVAKAAAYPGVKLVIRAHPNLSNLVFPRRSERELRYFADLKRSVGDAAVVIEPEEDVSSYDLMDIASASLCYVSTCGLESAMLGKPVAIAANPFYKELPGLDKTYDAAAMDRVFARYAALAPGWRDQELRRMAYRIWYTLLFRYGFEFPFVHSPNLLEGRYAWFSPDALRPGVHKHLDLLCEAMFAGRRPQILPESDDLARGAADEERFLRCDAAAACKEAGVVTQEAPGPRYLPVPLIFVASGTARQSAWALEALSQNVMAAETDLHVVCANGHAWREIADLPGPAAAFRSVSLETAPAGLGLCAMTVRALSSVLQTHESAIALDDALYCAPHTLAFYNNALHRYRYRRIVGCVSAGPSGPVAAALSQQPGDAVFAPRANALGLGVWRDRWAALAPAVLAELGGGDNGDARRPGLQRLIAALCAEEGALCVAPKQASACLSGPEGAPRRQGFAPPSVEPALPFAPEEAASPSLEPGAEERAAAVGRRLAQRVAGLARQGRPVLVKLDCAGQGLVEPMTVALAGDVPETMVWEGLGGLALPERSCDALYACRCLEHLSGDQARRFLAQCRRALRPGGVLRLAVADGEGQARAYLDSLDAARRAPGDAEAVARHERLGGRAGQMVHDELSLGRLLRQCGFASVLRQSAGHSAIQDFVRQQGDAAADEEAACPGLLYMEGIA from the coding sequence ATGCAAGTGCTGTGCGTTTCCACCCTCACCAACGTCGGCTCGCTGCATCACAAGCGTGAGATGACGCTTCTTCAGGCGTTGCGGGAGCGGGGCGCGGCCATTGATTACGTCTACTGCGGGGGGATGGATGGCGTATGCGACGGGTTGCGCGACATTTCCCCCAAGGATTGCCGCCTGTGCCGGGACAGAGCCGAGCAACAGGCCCTGGAGGCCGGGCTTGCGCCGCGCCTCCTTTTGGCCGACGAGACGGCGGCCGAGCGTCACCAGGCCGCGCAGTGGGCTGCCTCCCTGGCCGACGACGCGCTTACGCAGGCCGAATACAACGGCTATCCCCTTGGGCGCTGGTGTCTGTCTTCGGTCTACACGTATTGGCGCGTGCCCAACCTTTCCCCGCAGGACACCCAGGCCAAGGCCTGGTATCGAGCCCTGCTGGAGCAGGGGCTGCGCCTGGTGCTGGGCATGGAGAAGCTGCTGGATGCCGGGCGCTATGATCGTGTCGTTGTCTACAACGCCCGCATGGCCTACGTGAAAATTCCCTTTGAGCTGGCCCGTAGCCGGGGCCTTGCCGTGTACACCCACGAACGGGCCGGCCAGCCGGGCCATTGCTGGGTTGCCTTAAACGGCCTCCCGTTCAATCAGGAAAATTGGGACCGGTTGTGGAGCGCCTGGAAGGATGTTCCGCTTTCGACGGCGCAACTTGTCCGCATGACCCGCTATCTGGACGGTCGACGACAGGGAGACGTCAACGCCCTCAATTGGTTCGCCTACACCACCAAGCCGGGGCACAGCGAAGCGTTGCGCCAACGGCTGGGCATTCCCGAGGACAAGGCCGTTTGGGCGCTTTTTTCGTCGTCCAACCATGAACTGCTTGGCCGGGACGATATCGCGCACGAAGGGTTTGCCACGCAACAGGACTGGATCGAAGCGGCCGTGGCCAAGGCGGCGGCCTATCCCGGCGTCAAGCTCGTGATAAGGGCCCATCCAAACCTGTCCAATCTGGTGTTTCCGCGCCGGTCCGAGCGCGAACTGCGCTATTTTGCCGATCTCAAACGTTCGGTTGGCGACGCCGCCGTGGTCATCGAGCCCGAGGAAGACGTCTCCTCGTACGACCTGATGGATATCGCCAGCGCATCACTGTGCTACGTATCGACCTGCGGGCTGGAAAGCGCCATGCTGGGCAAGCCCGTGGCCATCGCCGCCAACCCGTTCTACAAGGAACTTCCCGGTCTGGACAAAACCTACGACGCAGCAGCAATGGACCGGGTGTTCGCCCGTTACGCCGCCCTGGCGCCCGGCTGGCGGGACCAGGAATTGCGCCGCATGGCCTACCGGATTTGGTATACGCTGTTGTTCCGATACGGCTTTGAATTTCCCTTTGTCCACTCCCCCAACCTCTTGGAAGGGCGTTACGCTTGGTTTAGCCCGGACGCCCTGAGGCCCGGCGTCCACAAACACCTGGATCTGCTGTGCGAGGCCATGTTCGCCGGTCGCCGGCCCCAGATTTTGCCCGAATCGGACGACCTGGCCCGGGGGGCGGCCGATGAGGAGCGTTTTTTGCGCTGCGACGCCGCAGCGGCCTGCAAGGAAGCGGGCGTCGTCACCCAGGAAGCGCCCGGACCCCGATACCTTCCGGTCCCCCTGATTTTCGTGGCCTCGGGTACGGCCCGGCAATCGGCCTGGGCCCTTGAGGCCTTGTCGCAAAACGTCATGGCGGCCGAAACCGACCTGCATGTCGTTTGCGCCAACGGCCACGCCTGGCGGGAGATTGCCGATCTGCCCGGCCCCGCCGCGGCCTTCCGCTCGGTCAGCCTGGAAACGGCTCCCGCCGGCCTGGGGCTGTGCGCCATGACCGTCCGGGCCTTGTCGTCGGTCTTGCAGACCCATGAATCGGCGATTGCCCTGGACGATGCCCTCTACTGCGCTCCGCATACGCTGGCATTTTACAACAACGCCCTGCACCGCTACCGCTATCGCCGCATAGTCGGCTGCGTCAGCGCCGGGCCGTCCGGCCCCGTTGCGGCGGCCTTGTCGCAGCAGCCCGGGGACGCGGTGTTCGCGCCTCGGGCAAACGCCTTGGGCCTGGGCGTGTGGCGCGACCGGTGGGCCGCGCTGGCCCCGGCGGTCCTGGCCGAGTTGGGCGGGGGGGATAACGGCGATGCCCGCCGCCCCGGCCTGCAACGCCTCATTGCCGCCCTTTGCGCCGAGGAGGGCGCTTTGTGCGTGGCGCCCAAACAGGCCAGCGCCTGTCTGTCCGGTCCTGAAGGCGCCCCGCGCCGCCAAGGCTTCGCGCCGCCGTCGGTCGAACCAGCCCTGCCGTTTGCTCCGGAAGAGGCCGCTTCTCCAAGCCTTGAGCCTGGAGCCGAGGAACGCGCCGCCGCCGTGGGCCGCCGTCTGGCCCAGCGCGTCGCCGGCCTGGCGCGGCAGGGCCGGCCCGTGCTGGTCAAGCTGGATTGCGCCGGCCAAGGCCTGGTCGAGCCGATGACCGTGGCCCTGGCCGGCGATGTGCCCGAGACCATGGTTTGGGAAGGCCTTGGCGGCCTCGCCTTGCCGGAGCGGAGCTGCGACGCGCTGTACGCCTGTCGTTGCCTGGAGCATCTTTCGGGGGACCAGGCGCGCCGGTTCCTGGCGCAATGCCGTCGGGCGCTGCGCCCGGGCGGCGTGTTGCGGCTGGCCGTGGCCGATGGGGAGGGGCAGGCCCGGGCCTACCTGGACAGCCTGGACGCGGCGCGTCGCGCCCCGGGCGATGCCGAAGCCGTGGCCCGCCACGAACGGCTCGGCGGCCGGGCGGGCCAGATGGTGCACGACGAGCTGTCCCTGGGCCGCCTGCTGCGACAGTGCGGCTTTGCGTCCGTGCTGCGCCAAAGCGCCGGGCATTCCGCGATACAGGACTTTGTCCGCCAGCAAGGCGATGCTGCGGCCGACGAGGAGGCGGCATGTCCCGGGCTGCTCTATATGGAGGGCATCGCGTGA
- a CDS encoding class IV adenylate cyclase, translating to MFEAEVKFVAGPDFRLPDEPGKAVVCEDVYFDAPDGRLAASGRELRLRREAGRTVLTAKAPPFDAATASKPEHETAVSDAEAVAALLGVLGFQPVLAYAKRCRRARLRVGGLDVELTAVTVDFDPRLFVEIEHLAATREQAMAALPAIRALAAGLGLAEECAVAYTDLAQAAGLGAPPAAP from the coding sequence GTGTTTGAGGCCGAGGTCAAATTCGTGGCCGGGCCGGACTTCCGGCTGCCGGACGAACCTGGGAAGGCAGTCGTCTGCGAGGACGTCTATTTCGACGCCCCGGACGGCCGCCTGGCCGCCTCGGGCCGGGAGCTGCGCCTTCGCCGGGAGGCCGGGCGGACGGTGCTGACGGCCAAGGCCCCGCCCTTTGACGCCGCCACCGCCTCCAAGCCCGAACACGAGACGGCCGTGTCCGATGCCGAGGCTGTCGCCGCCCTGCTCGGCGTGCTCGGGTTTCAGCCGGTCCTGGCCTATGCCAAGCGTTGCCGCCGAGCGCGGCTTCGGGTCGGCGGCCTCGACGTCGAATTGACCGCCGTGACCGTGGATTTCGACCCGCGCCTTTTCGTGGAGATCGAGCATCTGGCCGCGACCAGGGAGCAGGCCATGGCCGCCCTGCCCGCCATCCGCGCCCTGGCCGCCGGTCTGGGACTGGCCGAGGAATGCGCCGTGGCCTACACCGACCTGGCCCAGGCCGCCGGGTTGGGAGCACCGCCAGCTGCTCCATGA
- a CDS encoding methyl-accepting chemotaxis protein has protein sequence MKHLPIATRLLILFFVSALSAAVIFAVGAYSSYSLAKAGANEARSDMLDGQRAKIKVATDVMAAALSKALAGLPDEAAKVSHLREAIKDAIFETDRSGYFFVYSGTTSVAHAVNPALHGKDLGDLKGADGVYSVRELARAAASGGGFVNFSWAKPGKGEMPKIGYAAPIPGTPYWIGTGVYVDNVDEAAAAMAARMRETANRATLIDSLVFGVMFLAVLLPLSLVVSRGIVRPIRETTEAARRIAAGDLDVHLEASGRDEASQLKQALEAMAVSLRANLAALADKEHEARAQAQRSEQAAEEARQAMRQAEAAGAAMLATVQGLTGVVGELGSATRDLTAIGDGIRSGASGQRQRLESTAQAMGQMRDAVGEVAQNAAEASRSTALTRETATEGATLVSQAKTATVSLKAMADSLKADMGRLGSQSEGIGAVIQVISDIADQTNLLALNAAIEAARAGDAGRGFAVVADEVRKLAEKTMAATGEVGQSIQAIQAMTRDNRDSVDKTLAAVDHVAGLAEASGDKLRQIQTVAEEAAAQVRAIAAAADQQAESARSIMDSMDDVSDIARENADRADDASRHFDNLANQTGALTGLIRQLNTRQG, from the coding sequence TTGAAACATCTCCCCATCGCCACCCGTTTGCTGATTCTGTTTTTTGTCTCGGCTCTGTCCGCCGCCGTCATTTTCGCCGTTGGCGCGTATTCGTCCTATAGCCTGGCCAAGGCCGGGGCTAACGAAGCCCGAAGCGACATGCTCGACGGCCAGCGCGCCAAAATCAAGGTCGCCACCGACGTCATGGCTGCCGCCCTGTCCAAGGCCCTGGCCGGCCTGCCCGACGAGGCCGCCAAAGTGTCGCATCTGCGCGAGGCCATCAAGGACGCCATTTTCGAAACCGATCGCTCGGGCTATTTCTTTGTGTATTCCGGCACCACCAGCGTGGCCCACGCCGTCAATCCGGCCCTGCACGGCAAGGACCTGGGCGACCTCAAGGGCGCGGACGGCGTCTATTCCGTGCGCGAACTGGCCCGGGCCGCCGCTTCCGGCGGCGGATTCGTCAATTTCTCCTGGGCCAAGCCCGGCAAGGGCGAAATGCCCAAGATCGGCTATGCCGCGCCCATCCCGGGCACGCCCTACTGGATCGGCACCGGCGTCTATGTGGACAATGTGGACGAAGCCGCCGCAGCCATGGCGGCGCGGATGCGGGAAACGGCCAACCGGGCCACGCTCATTGATTCCCTTGTCTTTGGCGTCATGTTCCTGGCCGTGCTGTTGCCCTTGAGCTTGGTCGTTTCCCGGGGGATCGTGCGGCCCATCCGCGAAACCACCGAGGCCGCCCGGCGCATCGCCGCTGGCGACCTCGACGTCCACCTCGAAGCCTCGGGCCGCGACGAAGCCAGCCAGCTCAAGCAGGCCCTGGAAGCCATGGCCGTGTCCCTGCGGGCCAATCTCGCCGCCCTGGCCGACAAGGAGCACGAGGCCCGCGCCCAGGCCCAGCGTTCCGAGCAGGCCGCCGAGGAAGCCCGCCAGGCCATGCGCCAGGCCGAGGCCGCCGGCGCGGCCATGCTGGCCACGGTCCAGGGGCTCACCGGGGTCGTCGGCGAACTCGGCAGCGCCACCCGCGACCTGACCGCCATCGGCGACGGCATCCGTTCCGGCGCATCCGGCCAGCGGCAGCGTCTCGAATCCACGGCCCAGGCCATGGGCCAGATGCGCGACGCCGTGGGCGAAGTGGCCCAAAACGCCGCCGAAGCCTCCCGCTCCACGGCGCTGACCCGCGAAACCGCCACCGAAGGCGCGACGCTGGTCAGCCAGGCCAAAACCGCCACCGTCAGCCTCAAGGCCATGGCCGACTCCCTCAAGGCCGACATGGGGCGGCTGGGCAGCCAGTCCGAAGGCATCGGCGCGGTCATCCAGGTCATCTCCGACATCGCCGACCAGACCAACCTCCTGGCGCTCAATGCCGCCATCGAGGCGGCCCGGGCCGGCGACGCCGGGCGCGGGTTTGCTGTGGTGGCCGACGAAGTGCGCAAGCTGGCCGAAAAAACCATGGCCGCCACCGGTGAAGTGGGACAGTCCATCCAGGCCATCCAGGCCATGACCCGCGACAACCGCGACAGCGTGGACAAGACCCTGGCCGCCGTGGACCATGTGGCCGGGCTGGCCGAGGCCTCGGGCGACAAGCTGCGCCAGATCCAGACCGTGGCCGAAGAGGCCGCCGCCCAGGTCCGGGCCATCGCCGCCGCCGCCGATCAACAGGCCGAGTCCGCCCGCTCCATCATGGACAGCATGGACGACGTCAGCGACATCGCCCGCGAAAACGCCGACCGGGCCGACGACGCCTCGCGCCACTTCGACAACCTCGCCAACCAGACCGGCGCGTTGACGGGTTTGATACGGCAATTGAACACGCGGCAGGGGTGA
- a CDS encoding sigma-54-dependent Fis family transcriptional regulator: protein MSPSISDFPKALFEVLDTDKLQRRFLEALVEFQNVERGSLWIKRPDGYQCIEATGDEADRLVGFVVPKGKPSIVGWVIENGQMTIAEPGKDKRHFKEAESGMDVKSTLILCYPLVLKSGEVYGAVEIIDTAHAGSRLNLTKEYLELLEEFVAIGSIALGNALAFADQKKETQKLKRIIGEFRGETPLVGKSPAFRTALESAGNYARTDFPVLVTGESGTGKELFAREIHRLSSRKDKPFLVQNVSAIPDTLLESELFGYKKGAFTGADRDKVGLFEAAHGGTVFLDEIGDMPLGLQARILRVLQENEVKPLGGTQTRQVDVRVIAATNRDLPRAIADGTFREDLFYRINVLPLRLPALRERTEDIPELLDYFLARDAARLGLPQKAFSASARRALGQRPFKGNVRELENLVRFLLATVPGETIEAEDIPSPSEHGEARPAPAATPLAAPGLTHDLTAYTWEALEHAYALALLEKCKWNVTKAARAAGVNRSTFDSRLRKLGITKE from the coding sequence ATGTCGCCAAGTATTTCCGATTTTCCCAAGGCGCTCTTCGAGGTTCTCGACACCGACAAACTCCAACGCCGCTTCCTGGAGGCGTTGGTGGAATTCCAGAACGTCGAGCGCGGTTCGCTGTGGATCAAGCGCCCCGACGGCTATCAGTGCATCGAAGCCACCGGCGACGAGGCCGACCGCCTCGTCGGATTCGTCGTGCCCAAGGGCAAGCCAAGCATCGTCGGCTGGGTCATCGAAAACGGCCAGATGACCATCGCCGAACCCGGCAAGGACAAACGGCATTTCAAGGAGGCGGAATCGGGCATGGACGTCAAGTCCACGCTGATTCTGTGCTATCCGCTGGTGCTCAAGTCCGGCGAGGTCTACGGCGCGGTGGAGATCATCGACACCGCCCACGCCGGCAGCCGGCTCAACCTCACCAAGGAATACCTCGAACTCCTGGAAGAATTCGTGGCCATCGGCTCCATCGCCCTGGGCAACGCCCTGGCCTTTGCCGACCAGAAAAAAGAAACCCAGAAGCTCAAGCGCATCATCGGCGAATTTCGCGGCGAAACGCCGCTCGTCGGCAAAAGCCCGGCCTTTCGCACCGCCCTGGAGTCCGCCGGCAACTACGCCCGCACCGATTTTCCGGTCCTGGTGACCGGCGAATCCGGCACCGGCAAGGAACTCTTCGCCCGCGAAATCCACCGCCTAAGCTCCCGCAAAGACAAGCCGTTTCTGGTCCAAAACGTCTCGGCCATCCCGGATACGCTGCTGGAATCCGAACTCTTCGGCTACAAGAAAGGCGCCTTTACCGGAGCCGACCGCGACAAGGTCGGGCTTTTCGAGGCGGCCCACGGCGGCACGGTCTTCCTCGACGAGATCGGCGACATGCCCCTTGGGCTGCAGGCCCGCATCCTGCGCGTGCTCCAGGAAAACGAGGTCAAGCCCCTGGGCGGCACGCAAACCCGGCAGGTGGACGTGCGCGTCATCGCCGCCACCAACCGCGACCTTCCACGGGCCATCGCCGACGGAACCTTTCGCGAGGACCTCTTCTACCGCATAAACGTCCTACCCCTGCGCCTGCCGGCTCTGCGCGAACGCACCGAGGACATCCCGGAGCTCCTCGACTATTTCCTGGCCCGCGACGCCGCCCGCCTGGGCCTGCCCCAAAAGGCCTTCTCGGCCTCGGCCCGGCGCGCCCTGGGCCAGCGGCCCTTCAAGGGCAACGTGCGCGAACTCGAAAACCTCGTGCGCTTTCTGTTGGCCACCGTGCCCGGCGAAACCATCGAGGCCGAAGACATCCCCTCGCCCAGCGAGCACGGCGAAGCCCGGCCCGCGCCGGCCGCCACGCCCCTGGCCGCGCCCGGCCTGACCCACGACCTCACCGCCTACACCTGGGAAGCCCTGGAACACGCCTACGCCCTGGCCCTGCTCGAAAAGTGCAAGTGGAACGTGACCAAGGCCGCCCGCGCCGCCGGCGTCAACCGCTCCACCTTCGATTCGAGGCTGCGAAAGCTTGGGATTACGAAGGAATAG
- a CDS encoding glycosyltransferase, which produces MNIAFVSTLAAGGAAQGAENTFRAFLAAGHAASFLTLEGQAAKGFLPLADAFPSSQGPRPVGRLFRHWQALSDPQALAQGASELFSDAATGLFRLGDAAREALSEADVVNIHWNAGILLSPDFLAALAGKNIVLTLADLGPLTGGCHYHLACRRFEAACGRCPVLRRSGAQDASRRNHGLKRRVYGLLRPSVVALSRWLADEARASSLLGHRPITHLRYTYPLDVFRPLGPDERQAVLRRLGIPPQALVILAGAYGLDCGRKNITALVRAVERLRTSWPGRAVELVTYGYGSPPPAAFPIRHVGFVDNSAMGELYGAADLFVHPAVAEALGNTLCEAQCCGTPVVSFNVGGCPEAYRPGVTGFCVEPVSEDALYAALAGIVANPGQLAPMRRAAREFAMAAFSPQRHVEAYAAWLCAAETARSLAEDPGLGADLADNARQSRSLFAASDWEQSIRRA; this is translated from the coding sequence GTGAACATCGCCTTTGTCTCCACCCTGGCCGCGGGCGGCGCGGCCCAGGGCGCGGAGAACACCTTTCGGGCCTTTCTGGCGGCCGGCCATGCGGCGTCGTTCCTGACCCTGGAAGGCCAGGCCGCCAAGGGGTTCCTGCCCTTGGCCGACGCGTTCCCTTCAAGCCAGGGCCCGCGGCCGGTTGGGCGGTTGTTTCGCCACTGGCAGGCCTTAAGCGATCCCCAGGCGCTTGCGCAGGGGGCGTCGGAGCTTTTCAGCGACGCCGCCACGGGGCTGTTCCGCCTTGGCGACGCGGCCCGGGAAGCCCTGTCCGAGGCGGATGTCGTCAACATCCACTGGAACGCCGGCATACTGCTGTCTCCGGATTTCTTGGCCGCCCTGGCCGGCAAGAACATCGTGCTGACCCTGGCCGATCTCGGACCCCTCACCGGCGGCTGCCATTATCATCTCGCCTGCCGCCGGTTCGAGGCGGCCTGCGGCCGCTGCCCGGTTCTGCGGCGCTCCGGCGCGCAGGACGCCAGCCGGCGCAACCATGGGCTTAAAAGACGCGTGTACGGGCTGCTGCGGCCAAGCGTGGTCGCCCTGAGCCGCTGGCTGGCCGACGAAGCCCGGGCCAGCAGCCTGCTCGGCCATCGTCCCATCACGCATCTGCGGTACACCTATCCGTTGGACGTCTTCAGGCCCCTTGGCCCTGACGAACGGCAAGCCGTGTTGCGGCGATTGGGCATTCCGCCTCAGGCCCTGGTCATCCTGGCCGGGGCCTATGGCCTGGACTGCGGCCGCAAGAACATCACCGCCCTGGTCCGGGCCGTGGAGCGCCTGCGCACCTCCTGGCCGGGCAGGGCCGTGGAACTGGTAACCTACGGCTACGGCTCGCCTCCGCCTGCCGCATTCCCTATCCGGCATGTCGGCTTTGTCGACAACAGCGCCATGGGGGAGCTCTACGGCGCGGCCGATCTGTTCGTGCATCCGGCCGTGGCCGAGGCTTTGGGCAACACCCTGTGCGAGGCCCAGTGTTGCGGCACGCCGGTGGTCAGCTTCAACGTGGGCGGTTGTCCCGAGGCCTACCGGCCCGGCGTCACCGGATTTTGCGTGGAACCAGTCAGCGAGGACGCCCTGTATGCGGCCCTTGCCGGCATTGTGGCCAACCCCGGGCAGCTGGCCCCCATGCGGCGGGCCGCCCGGGAGTTCGCCATGGCGGCTTTTTCGCCGCAACGCCATGTCGAGGCCTACGCCGCGTGGCTGTGCGCCGCCGAAACGGCCCGTTCCCTGGCGGAAGATCCCGGGCTGGGGGCGGATTTGGCTGACAATGCGCGGCAAAGCCGGAGCCTGTTTGCGGCGTCTGACTGGGAGCAAAGCATTCGGCGCGCATAA
- a CDS encoding DUF6125 family protein, which produces MIPPGGEVPERQRLSGPPEALLARQVVQAARQIGVHYGLWLAEAAHQFGPEAACRMESKVGEAYLPLLTRRIERALKLPGTVEELLAGLGQERLEALADALSVSWLAADGVWFRTVEDERGMHDAKRVNDTCWSRLGYYEALRAREALGIGEGGGLAAARACLEARLVSRINKFDFVDETPEGFTLRMVECRVQSARARQGLPPYPCVSGGTVEFTSFAAGVDPRLKMACVSCPPQTTRDDCACAWRFAL; this is translated from the coding sequence ATGATCCCCCCCGGCGGAGAGGTCCCGGAGAGGCAGCGCCTCTCTGGGCCGCCGGAGGCGCTCCTGGCGCGCCAGGTGGTGCAGGCGGCGCGGCAGATCGGGGTGCATTACGGCTTGTGGCTGGCCGAGGCGGCCCACCAGTTCGGCCCGGAAGCGGCCTGCCGGATGGAGTCGAAAGTGGGCGAGGCCTATTTGCCGCTGCTGACGCGGCGCATCGAGCGGGCGCTGAAGCTTCCGGGCACGGTGGAGGAGCTGCTGGCCGGCCTGGGACAGGAACGCCTGGAAGCCCTGGCCGACGCCTTGTCGGTGTCGTGGCTGGCCGCCGACGGGGTGTGGTTTCGCACGGTGGAGGACGAGCGCGGCATGCACGACGCCAAGCGCGTCAATGACACGTGCTGGTCGCGGCTGGGCTATTACGAGGCGTTGCGGGCCAGGGAGGCCCTGGGCATCGGCGAAGGCGGCGGCCTGGCGGCCGCCCGGGCCTGCCTGGAGGCGCGGCTGGTTTCCCGCATCAACAAATTCGATTTTGTGGACGAGACGCCCGAGGGATTTACTTTACGGATGGTCGAGTGCCGGGTGCAGTCGGCCCGGGCGCGCCAGGGCTTGCCGCCCTATCCGTGCGTGTCCGGCGGCACGGTGGAATTCACGTCCTTTGCCGCCGGCGTGGACCCGCGCCTCAAAATGGCCTGCGTGAGCTGTCCGCCCCAGACGACCCGGGATGACTGCGCTTGCGCCTGGCGCTTCGCCTTGTAA